One window of Catonella massiliensis genomic DNA carries:
- a CDS encoding alpha/beta fold hydrolase yields MNKETFNFDSADGKHKIAAYIYTDELVKPKAVIELSHGMCEYIERYEWVADFFTARGYIFAGNDHLGHGGSSKPCEYGDFDEEHIELDLKKMNDILRERYPLLPIILYGHSMGSFFARWYASRYPDTIDGLILSGTAGPSLKNNAGRLLAAFLARTHKEGYVSDLLIKLSFGKFIDGIPDAKTPCDWITHDRELIDKYTKDPKCNFNFTAKGYHSLLTALTVVSRKEWARSLPKDMPILLISGKEDPVGNYGKGVRKVTEMLRNADIKDVTEYIDPTGRHELHNEVNRADIMKVVAKWLDERFS; encoded by the coding sequence ATGAATAAAGAGACATTTAACTTTGATTCGGCTGATGGGAAGCACAAGATTGCAGCCTATATTTATACTGATGAATTAGTTAAGCCTAAGGCTGTGATAGAGCTTTCACATGGCATGTGTGAATATATCGAGCGCTATGAGTGGGTCGCAGACTTCTTTACAGCCAGAGGCTATATATTTGCAGGCAATGACCATTTGGGACATGGTGGTTCATCAAAGCCTTGTGAATACGGTGACTTTGATGAGGAGCATATCGAGCTTGACCTTAAAAAAATGAATGATATCTTAAGGGAAAGATATCCTCTGCTTCCAATCATACTATATGGACATAGTATGGGGAGCTTTTTTGCGAGGTGGTATGCATCAAGGTATCCGGATACTATAGACGGACTGATTTTAAGCGGTACTGCAGGGCCATCGCTTAAGAACAACGCAGGAAGGCTGCTTGCTGCATTTTTAGCCAGAACCCATAAGGAAGGCTATGTTTCTGATTTGCTCATTAAGCTTAGTTTTGGTAAGTTTATAGATGGAATTCCTGATGCCAAGACACCTTGTGACTGGATTACACACGATAGGGAGCTTATAGATAAATACACTAAGGACCCTAAATGTAATTTTAATTTTACTGCAAAAGGATATCATTCCCTTCTTACTGCCCTTACGGTGGTAAGTAGAAAGGAATGGGCAAGGAGCCTGCCAAAGGATATGCCTATCCTTCTTATATCGGGGAAGGAAGACCCTGTAGGCAACTATGGTAAAGGTGTAAGAAAGGTTACTGAAATGTTAAGAAATGCCGATATTAAGGATGTGACCGAATATATCGACCCTACAGGAAGGCATGAATTGCACAATGAAGTAAACAGGGCAGATATTATGAAAGTAGTTGCTAAATGGCTTGATGAAAGATTTAGTTGA
- a CDS encoding S8 family serine peptidase, with protein sequence MRKFKTALAITLCAGLCVSSVTGVSAKTMADPLLDKKNPDYQYQFDEVNVMKAWKLLKEKGYSKVKVGVIDTGVDTHHEDLKKNLKEYVRVTKGVEKKAVDDADMHGTHVSGIIAATYGNGKGGAGVATGYDNDMVELYVASVQDDDGQINDVDLIRAIEYMKEKGVKVVNMSLGGYSYDDNVHKALRAAYDAGMVFIAASGNEDTNKDSSPAVFTEVLSVNSSDYYNEPSYFSNYGMYSDISAPGSAVPSTIPGNRYVPFSGTSMASPVVAGVASLVLSANKDLTPRQVYNILCGTANRSKMGSKFFDDKEYGYGIVDAYAAVKAAYEMKEHPSDKVDGIFVKSKTLTVPKGYEVAVETLILPYTSTADITWSSSDEKVATVDKDGYVKGLAAGHTTVTAKAGDKEVNVSVNVAEDTAPTSIEILKAKKVISVGEMAVTTVKITPEDAFVTEYYATSSDKNVAVAYSNLGVRGIKPGKATITLSTVNGLEEKYEVTVKPAVSDIKITKKTAKLQVGKKFKFAAEAINSSGKTDVAEKGVEWTVTDSRYAKIDKKTGELTAKKAGKVFVKVTSKGLIEDGTHNMVKILKVDLTGKAKEMPKKPADKALKKSKNTVKASHIVSSEAMLKSKASDLIDTVYADFASNRTKYTPEVLDAVVKVKKEALKYILDAKYDTELFTGGADEETEEDSQVPTGKLADYANQLKALSGYDILKTGPKYNFAKLKDDVYNTVKEAYKSVDKKGLNEYYAQIVDAAYSKALADIKKAKNVIELSIAEGKAADAPAPNDLEIKGIRNIKDYDAVYTNNDIKAMKKILKRQLDSYVNGALKKAGYKKDLKGLKKDLKAYKKDIDNTLYVGEMFTKTENYIKKMVKKTGVLYEKVSIGDMNKANAEIDKVMSGFDIKNYSTKGWDKVKAAYDDASDTLNSAWYKGELYKLGDRLKAKISKVKTLKEEKAAKAAKASKKSNAPAKKTGK encoded by the coding sequence ATGAGGAAATTTAAGACAGCATTGGCGATTACTTTATGTGCAGGACTTTGTGTTAGCTCTGTGACTGGAGTTTCTGCTAAGACAATGGCTGATCCATTACTTGACAAGAAGAATCCTGACTACCAGTATCAGTTTGATGAAGTCAACGTAATGAAAGCATGGAAGCTATTAAAAGAAAAAGGTTATTCAAAGGTTAAGGTCGGCGTTATAGACACAGGCGTAGATACTCACCACGAAGACCTCAAGAAGAACTTAAAAGAATATGTTCGTGTTACTAAAGGCGTAGAAAAGAAGGCTGTAGATGATGCAGATATGCACGGAACCCACGTGTCAGGAATAATTGCAGCCACCTATGGCAATGGCAAGGGTGGAGCAGGTGTAGCTACAGGCTATGACAATGACATGGTTGAGCTCTATGTTGCAAGTGTACAGGATGACGATGGTCAGATAAATGATGTAGACCTTATAAGGGCTATAGAGTATATGAAGGAAAAGGGCGTTAAGGTAGTAAACATGAGCCTTGGCGGCTACAGCTATGATGACAACGTTCACAAGGCATTGAGGGCAGCCTATGATGCGGGTATGGTATTTATAGCTGCATCAGGAAATGAAGATACCAATAAGGACAGCTCACCTGCTGTATTTACCGAGGTTTTATCTGTCAATTCATCTGACTACTACAATGAGCCTTCATATTTTTCAAACTATGGTATGTATTCAGATATATCTGCACCAGGCTCGGCAGTGCCTAGTACAATCCCTGGCAACAGATATGTACCATTTTCAGGGACATCAATGGCTTCACCTGTGGTAGCTGGAGTGGCTTCACTTGTGCTCTCTGCTAACAAGGACCTTACTCCAAGACAGGTATACAACATACTTTGTGGTACTGCCAACAGGTCTAAGATGGGAAGCAAATTCTTTGATGACAAAGAGTACGGCTATGGTATTGTAGACGCTTATGCAGCAGTAAAGGCAGCATACGAGATGAAGGAGCATCCTTCAGATAAGGTAGATGGTATCTTTGTAAAGAGCAAGACTCTTACAGTGCCAAAGGGCTATGAGGTAGCTGTGGAAACACTGATATTACCTTATACAAGTACAGCTGATATCACCTGGTCAAGCAGTGATGAAAAAGTGGCTACAGTTGACAAGGATGGCTATGTCAAGGGCTTAGCTGCTGGCCACACGACAGTGACTGCAAAAGCAGGAGACAAGGAAGTAAATGTATCGGTTAATGTTGCAGAAGATACAGCTCCTACCAGCATAGAAATCTTAAAGGCAAAGAAGGTTATCTCTGTAGGTGAAATGGCAGTTACTACTGTTAAGATAACCCCAGAGGATGCATTCGTTACCGAGTACTACGCAACAAGCAGTGACAAGAATGTAGCAGTAGCTTATTCAAACTTAGGCGTAAGAGGAATTAAGCCTGGTAAGGCAACTATTACATTAAGCACAGTGAATGGACTTGAAGAAAAGTACGAGGTTACTGTTAAGCCTGCCGTTTCTGATATCAAGATAACCAAGAAGACAGCTAAGCTTCAGGTAGGCAAGAAGTTCAAGTTTGCTGCCGAAGCGATAAATTCATCAGGCAAGACGGATGTGGCTGAAAAAGGCGTAGAATGGACAGTTACAGATTCAAGATATGCAAAGATTGACAAGAAGACAGGTGAGCTTACAGCCAAGAAGGCAGGTAAAGTCTTTGTTAAGGTCACATCTAAGGGACTTATAGAAGACGGAACTCACAATATGGTCAAGATACTTAAGGTAGACCTTACCGGTAAGGCAAAAGAGATGCCTAAAAAGCCTGCTGATAAAGCATTGAAGAAGTCTAAAAACACAGTTAAGGCAAGCCATATAGTAAGTTCTGAAGCTATGCTCAAGTCAAAGGCAAGTGATTTGATTGATACAGTTTATGCTGACTTTGCTTCAAACCGCACAAAGTATACCCCTGAGGTTTTAGATGCTGTGGTAAAGGTTAAGAAAGAGGCACTTAAGTACATCTTAGATGCAAAATATGATACAGAGCTATTTACTGGCGGTGCTGATGAGGAAACAGAGGAAGATTCACAAGTACCTACAGGCAAGCTCGCAGACTACGCTAACCAGCTTAAGGCACTTTCCGGCTACGACATACTTAAGACAGGACCTAAGTACAACTTTGCTAAGCTTAAAGATGATGTTTACAATACTGTCAAAGAGGCTTATAAGTCTGTAGACAAGAAGGGACTTAATGAATATTATGCTCAGATTGTAGATGCAGCATACTCTAAGGCTTTGGCGGATATTAAGAAGGCTAAGAATGTTATTGAGCTCTCTATTGCGGAAGGCAAAGCCGCTGATGCTCCTGCGCCAAATGACCTTGAGATAAAGGGCATAAGAAATATCAAAGACTATGATGCAGTGTACACAAACAACGACATCAAGGCCATGAAAAAGATACTTAAGAGACAGCTTGATTCTTATGTAAATGGTGCGCTTAAGAAGGCGGGCTATAAGAAAGACCTAAAAGGACTTAAAAAGGATCTTAAGGCCTACAAGAAAGACATTGACAATACCCTCTATGTAGGAGAGATGTTCACAAAGACAGAAAATTATATCAAAAAGATGGTTAAGAAAACAGGTGTTCTGTACGAAAAAGTATCTATAGGAGATATGAATAAGGCTAACGCAGAGATTGATAAAGTTATGTCAGGATTTGATATAAAGAATTACTCCACAAAGGGCTGGGACAAGGTAAAAGCTGCTTATGACGATGCAAGCGATACCTTAAACAGTGCCTGGTACAAGGGTGAGCTTTATAAATTAGGTGACAGGCTTAAGGCAAAGATTAGCAAAGTAAAGACTCTTAAAGAAGAGAAGGCTGCTAAGGCAGCCAAGGCTTCTAAAAAGAGTAATGCACCTGCTAAAAAGACAGGTAAATAA
- a CDS encoding carboxypeptidase-like regulatory domain-containing protein: protein MKIIPKPLTCLALFLTTAAFLQGCGGKSEQVENSTGSNSKIESVAQTSTQTLAVTSTSSITPAEPEVKEPAYKLYPVLIGEIDIYEEKVKPAKRNFKAKWDEKIFYGLENIKGRKKSGKIKNYEVFRKTLINKKNKNHIEYEIYKNPKTGKVNKIVSIEYRKKDLEITDYYYTDEGKVNFIYQRKDSIYTPTYASLDKTGSRYYFDKDCLLKWRWVDKPLDVRERVLKKDKNDGANIQYLYKKSKKKDRKNYDKREIKMLNAAYNTYEAMLKENEYGGITGNVVNTKGKALKEVKIEIYFGADLIGEIKTDKKGRFETGITPNSEGYKLKITKEGFADTEVENVTVKDTDSIVLIDKIMLVKAGEGKKKLKFNVFNAEATKYNNQKAVKKYIDKVKIKVRKGTDNKDGEIIAESKSDSKGNINLSLENGIYTIEFAKKGFVKSYQTIAVEKKSAMNIPLVKNMKENQLKIVLTWEGDKDMDSSLFTPYQGKGGDMAYVGAGTKKDKHGNRLVNDGKKGNTVEVITIDNAKAGNYKYYVSDYTNSRKKKFSSKDMKNMKLKVVVYDENGVAAYYTLPYDVNGVIWEVFEIKNGKLIPLQKTYSNVTGKKWWTKDKTPVPKNLKAHLEYEKILRGIMADPDIAFGKFVDGMVEYDSNGNPYDYFDERRFAYHDFDGDGVDELICFAARGDAEFGGVQKHLIYSYRNGKVSKIFVSPVMYPRGGEGVGYDFYLPYLWHDDFTGVKYFKITNGRAVEVESFANSSSYPITPEQKKYRSSYVTDAIFITEANISKYRNTYNSTAFRKEDHY from the coding sequence ATGAAAATTATCCCAAAACCTCTAACCTGCCTAGCCCTCTTCCTTACCACAGCCGCCTTCCTGCAAGGCTGTGGAGGCAAATCAGAGCAGGTGGAAAATAGCACAGGCAGCAATTCTAAAATTGAGAGCGTTGCCCAAACCTCAACACAAACCCTAGCTGTTACTTCCACTTCATCCATAACTCCTGCAGAACCTGAAGTAAAAGAGCCGGCTTACAAGCTCTACCCTGTTCTCATAGGTGAGATAGACATCTACGAAGAAAAGGTAAAGCCTGCCAAAAGAAATTTCAAGGCAAAATGGGATGAAAAGATATTCTACGGTCTTGAAAATATAAAAGGCAGGAAAAAGAGCGGTAAGATTAAGAATTATGAAGTCTTTAGAAAAACTTTGATAAACAAGAAAAATAAAAACCACATTGAGTACGAGATTTACAAGAATCCTAAGACAGGAAAGGTAAATAAAATCGTATCCATAGAATATAGGAAAAAGGACCTTGAAATTACTGATTATTACTATACTGACGAAGGTAAGGTGAATTTCATCTATCAGCGGAAAGACAGTATCTATACTCCAACCTACGCTTCACTTGATAAGACAGGCAGCAGATATTATTTTGATAAAGACTGCCTGCTTAAATGGAGATGGGTGGATAAGCCGCTCGATGTAAGGGAAAGAGTCTTAAAGAAGGATAAGAATGATGGGGCAAATATACAGTATCTTTACAAAAAATCCAAGAAAAAAGACAGGAAGAACTACGATAAAAGAGAAATAAAGATGCTGAATGCCGCCTACAATACTTATGAAGCCATGCTTAAAGAAAATGAGTATGGCGGAATTACAGGAAATGTAGTAAATACAAAGGGCAAGGCTCTTAAAGAGGTAAAGATAGAAATATATTTTGGAGCAGACCTTATAGGAGAGATAAAGACCGATAAGAAAGGAAGGTTTGAAACAGGCATTACTCCCAATAGTGAGGGCTACAAGCTTAAAATAACTAAAGAAGGCTTTGCAGATACAGAAGTCGAAAATGTAACAGTAAAAGATACCGACAGCATAGTCCTTATAGACAAGATTATGTTAGTTAAGGCAGGAGAAGGAAAGAAAAAGCTTAAATTCAATGTATTTAACGCAGAAGCCACTAAGTATAATAATCAAAAAGCAGTTAAGAAATACATAGATAAAGTAAAAATCAAAGTAAGAAAAGGTACAGACAACAAAGACGGTGAAATAATTGCAGAGAGTAAGAGTGACAGTAAAGGCAATATAAATCTGAGTCTTGAAAATGGCATTTACACCATAGAATTTGCTAAAAAAGGCTTTGTAAAATCTTATCAGACTATAGCTGTAGAAAAGAAATCTGCTATGAATATCCCTCTTGTAAAGAATATGAAGGAAAACCAGCTGAAGATAGTGCTTACCTGGGAGGGCGATAAGGACATGGACTCCAGTCTTTTTACACCATATCAGGGTAAAGGCGGTGACATGGCTTATGTAGGAGCAGGAACAAAGAAGGATAAGCACGGCAACCGTCTTGTAAATGACGGAAAGAAAGGAAATACAGTAGAAGTAATAACTATAGACAACGCAAAAGCAGGAAATTATAAGTATTATGTATCTGACTACACAAATAGCAGGAAGAAGAAATTTTCATCAAAGGACATGAAAAACATGAAACTGAAAGTTGTAGTATATGATGAAAACGGAGTCGCAGCCTACTATACCTTGCCTTATGATGTAAATGGTGTAATCTGGGAAGTCTTTGAGATTAAAAACGGCAAGCTGATTCCACTCCAGAAGACCTATTCAAATGTAACAGGTAAGAAATGGTGGACTAAGGACAAGACACCGGTGCCTAAGAATCTGAAAGCACATTTGGAGTACGAGAAGATACTTAGGGGGATAATGGCAGATCCTGATATAGCATTCGGTAAATTTGTAGATGGTATGGTTGAATATGATAGTAATGGTAATCCTTATGACTATTTTGATGAACGTAGATTTGCATATCATGATTTTGATGGCGATGGAGTGGATGAACTTATCTGTTTCGCAGCACGCGGTGATGCTGAATTTGGTGGGGTACAGAAGCATTTGATTTACAGCTATAGAAATGGTAAGGTTAGTAAAATATTTGTTAGTCCGGTAATGTACCCACGAGGTGGGGAAGGTGTGGGGTATGACTTTTATTTGCCATACTTGTGGCATGATGATTTTACTGGAGTAAAATATTTCAAAATAACCAATGGAAGAGCAGTTGAAGTGGAGAGCTTTGCTAATTCATCATCTTACCCTATAACACCTGAGCAAAAAAAATATCGCTCCAGCTATGTAACTGATGCTATATTTATAACTGAAGCCAATATAAGTAAATATAGAAATACTTATAATAGTACAGCTTTTAGAAAAGAAGATCATTACTAA